In Corylus avellana chromosome ca2, CavTom2PMs-1.0, the following proteins share a genomic window:
- the LOC132173053 gene encoding uncharacterized protein LOC132173053: MKSALISTNSLHPFAPFGAHISSKPKNPNVFCIKPITLPAILSSKSQSKPSRLVALCASHNASPSNAELKDRGVEEVPSENFVEDENSQSRWNVEVGSPSVPPNVVPAAKLSLSDQAFFLLAFIACTTSVAFTSLVIAAVPTLYAMGRAATSLSKLADTAREELPSTMAAIRLSGMEISDLTLELSDLSQEIADGVSKSAQAVQAAEAGIRQIGALARQQTMSMIQERASLPIISLQPVVARAAKKTSNAVGQATKTFMNIISRGEFSSENEEDSGIDRVEI, translated from the exons ATGAAATCTGCTCTTATAAGCACTAATTCCTTGCACCCATTTGCTCCGTTCGGTGCGCATATATCCTCTAAGCCAAAGAATCCCAACGTATTCTGCATAAAACCCATTACTTTGCCCGCCATACTCTCCTCGAAATCCCAGTCCAAGCCATCCAGATTGGTTGCGCTTTGCGCTTCCCATAACGCAAGCCCTTCGAATGCCGAACTGAAGGATCGTGGGGTGGAGGAGGTTCCGAGTGAAAACTTTGTTGAAGATGAGAATTCACAAAGTCGATGGAATGTGGAAGTGGGGAGCCCCAGCGTTCCGCCCAATGTTGTGCCGGCGGCCAAGTTGAGCTTGAGTGACCAAGCGTTCTTTCTCCTGGCGTTCATTGCTTGCACG ACTTCTGTGGCATTTACTAGCCTTGTTATTGCAGCTGTCCCAACACTATAT GCTATGGGAAGAGCTGCAACATCTCTTTCAAAGCTAGCAGATACAGCTCGTGAAGAGCTCCCCAGTACAATGGCTGCCATTAGGCTGTCTGGCATGGAGATCAGTGACCTTACGCTGGAACTAAGTGACTTAAG CCAAGAGATAGCTGATGGAGTCAGCAAATCAGCTCAAGCTGTGCAAGCGGCAGAAGCTGGAATTCGTCAAATCGGTGCACTTGCTCGCCAGCAAACTATGT CAATGATTCAAGAGAGAGCTAGCCTGCCCATCATCTCTTTGCAACCCGTCGTTGCCAGAGCTGCAAAGAAGACTTCTAATGCTGTTGGCCAAGCCACAAAGACCTTCATGAATATCATCTCTCGAGGGGAGTTCAGCTCAGAGAACGAAGAGGACAGTGGAATTGATAGAGTGGAAATTTAA
- the LOC132171862 gene encoding uncharacterized protein LOC132171862 has protein sequence MKSALISTNSLHPFAPFGAHISSKRKNPNVFCIKPIALPAILSSKSQPKPSRLVALCASHNASLSNAELKGRGVEEIPSEDFVEDENSQSRWNVEVGSPSVPPNVLPAAKLSLSDQAFFLLAFIACTTAVAFTSLITAAVPTLHCFRKYEDLLSFCDKKGRVMMGDDGMSAY, from the exons ATGAAATCTGCTCTTATAAGCACTAATTCCTTGCACCCATTTGCTCCGTTCGGTGCGCATATATCCTCTAAGCGAAAGAATCCCAATGTATTCTGCATAAAACCCATTGCTTTGCCCGCCATACTCTCCTCGAAATCCCAGCCCAAGCCATCCAGATTGGTTGCGCTATGCGCTTCACATAACGCAAGCCTTTCGAATGCCGAACTGAAGGGTCGTGGGGTGGAGGAGATTCCGAGTGAAGACTTTGTTGAAGATGAGAATTCACAAAGTCGATGGAATGTGGAAGTGGGGAGCCCCAGTGTTCCGCCCAATGTTCTGCCGGCGGCCAAGTTGAGCTTGAGTGACCAAGCTTTCTTTCTCCTGGCCTTCATTGCTTGCACG ACTGCTGTGGCATTCACTAGCCTTATTACTGCAGCTGTCCCAACACTACAT tgtttcaggaaatatgaagaccttttgtcattctgcgATAAAAAAGGGAGAGTAATGATGGGAGATGATGGAATGTCTGCATATTAg